In Mongoliitalea daihaiensis, one DNA window encodes the following:
- a CDS encoding DnaB helicase C-terminal domain-containing protein: MTEVLEKWNPAERIKNPIKEAELVHALMNDEDEQMDWLNRIDPNIFFNDSNRQIYGIMVDMFLGKRKINYKNVVSEIMRTCDSYQLNTLIAHLGIINSSHPTDSLENIIKDVSDAYRSRVIYHDVLITANNDFHRNRPIGEIIEKISKSVIGIDDSGKSRNSNITVIDAYEDIINPDPEDEGLTTGLHDWDMVFGGIKRDSYITVGAESGTGKTTYLVDLMYRLCTRHKEKIAICFFSMEMSEKRIYKKLLSRHAKVNTLKFDAAGRDKITPQESERLKSAAKDIKDWPIEIVYETMDIHKIKMKARKFVMQNPGKRHIFLVDHIGKIESSGSDMRVNTIKNSQGLKSLCLDHKSTVIVLSQLVKELSGDKYKVTYHRPNESHIMESGAIKADSDILVLLWRPGNRFKSIPFKGIEEWNCANKMIIIVEKNRDGLEKEDIIFDCQMKYNELENEARAV; this comes from the coding sequence GTGACTGAGGTATTAGAAAAATGGAATCCTGCTGAAAGGATCAAAAACCCAATTAAGGAAGCAGAACTTGTTCATGCCCTTATGAATGATGAAGATGAACAAATGGACTGGCTTAACCGCATAGATCCAAACATCTTTTTCAATGACAGCAACAGACAGATTTACGGCATAATGGTAGATATGTTCCTGGGTAAACGCAAGATTAACTACAAGAACGTAGTTTCTGAAATCATGCGTACCTGTGACAGCTACCAGTTGAATACATTGATCGCCCATTTGGGAATCATCAATTCAAGCCATCCAACAGACTCGCTTGAAAACATCATCAAAGATGTAAGCGATGCATATAGGTCAAGAGTCATTTATCATGACGTCCTGATTACTGCAAATAATGACTTCCACAGAAACCGACCGATTGGTGAGATCATCGAAAAGATTTCAAAATCAGTTATCGGTATTGATGATTCTGGGAAGTCTCGAAACAGCAACATTACGGTTATAGATGCTTACGAAGACATCATCAATCCTGACCCAGAAGATGAAGGCTTGACCACAGGCCTTCATGACTGGGACATGGTTTTTGGTGGTATCAAACGTGATTCCTATATAACAGTAGGTGCTGAATCTGGTACAGGTAAGACTACTTACCTTGTGGATTTGATGTACAGGCTTTGTACCAGACACAAAGAAAAGATAGCTATCTGTTTCTTTTCCATGGAAATGTCAGAGAAAAGGATTTACAAGAAACTGCTTTCAAGGCATGCCAAGGTAAACACTCTGAAATTCGATGCAGCCGGAAGGGATAAAATTACACCTCAGGAATCCGAAAGATTGAAGTCTGCTGCCAAAGATATCAAGGACTGGCCGATTGAAATCGTGTACGAAACAATGGACATCCATAAGATCAAGATGAAAGCTCGCAAGTTCGTGATGCAAAATCCAGGCAAACGGCACATCTTCCTTGTGGATCATATTGGTAAGATCGAATCGTCAGGCTCGGATATGAGGGTAAACACTATCAAAAATTCCCAAGGGTTGAAATCACTTTGTCTTGACCACAAGTCAACAGTCATTGTGCTTTCACAGCTTGTCAAGGAATTGTCTGGTGACAAATACAAAGTTACCTATCATCGCCCGAACGAATCCCACATCATGGAATCAGGCGCAATCAAAGCAGACTCCGATATTCTTGTACTGTTATGGAGACCTGGTAACAGGTTTAAATCTATACCATTCAAAGGTATTGAAGAATGGAATTGCGCCAATAAGATGATCATTATCGTGGAGAAAAACAGAGACGGGCTTGAAAAGGAAGACATCATATTCGATTGTCAAATGAAGTA